TTGATTCCATTAGAGATGAATTGCAATGACTTTCTCCGAGTTACGACAGATTTTTggtgttatttattattaaaaaggaattcCGGTTATTAATACGTAATTTTTATAAGTATCCAtggattataaatattataattgtcATAATTATGTTATCTTATTCACAAGAATATAATTATATCCATTATAACGGTCTAATACGGAAGAGTAGCGTTCTATATAAACCTAACTTATTATCTGCAATGTGAGTTTACGtttgtatgtataagtgtgttaatcttgtttgtttttagtttatttgtttgtgtgtacgtgtgtttgtgtatctctCTTTTCTCCAATTATACAACAGGAAAAAACTCGTagtcttattaattttattaaatgttcATAGACATACCTTTACAAAAAgtatataacaaaagaaaaaacttttttatacttTCCTAATAAAATCGATAAATTTAGCTGCTTACGCCATTCATAGCCTATATTGAAACTGCATAAATTATTCTTCTATAACATATCTATCATTATTGATTGATAGGTTTGTTAGAAATCAAGGTATATTACAAAAACCGCAGGTTTCCAAGATGTCTCCATTGGACAAACcaaactttttcattatatattcccaataaaaattaacattctagttaattatacaataaatatatatatatgcagctccATAAACCATTCTTCTACAGAATAAGACCTATTAATGATTGACAGGTTTATtataaaccaaaatatataagcaaaaacaCAAGTTTCCAAAATGTCTCCACTGTTAAACCAGGCGATGTTTTCGTTAGAAATTCCTTAATAAAACGATGTTTTGGGCTATTTAAACCATAAATATCTTTAATATAAACCGCATAAACTATTCATCTATAACATAAAACTAGTTAGTGACCTACAGCTTTACCATAAaccaaaaattaaaccaaaataaaaacccaaaaatCTCCCCTCCAAAAAAGCCTTATAAAAGAACGCTCCCGCATTTTGACAGCTCAGTTGTTGACACGCAGCCGTCGAAGCAACACCTTCTCCCTCGTCGTCAGTGCAACAAATAGACGTTATCCACATAACGAATTATCTACCGACCGGCTTTATACAACGAAGTGACGTCACGCAATAACGTTCGTTATTACAGACAGGAATTTTCGACGCTACTGCAGCCGTAAATGTGGAAAATGTAAAGGTAATATGGACTGGTTTGGCATTTGCGAAGGCGTGCCGGTAATGGGACCCTAAGCGGAGCCGGTTCCTTTAGGGTGGGACGGAATTCGTGCGTTTGAttcgtatttacttattttctgttatattttgttcaatattaatttattatgtgtcaaaaattgttaaaatatgtaaaatattagaatatacttatttttttgtcgaaatttattaatttttaattttttgtttataaaaatatttaaaatattgaaatgtaccccttattaaatattaatttattacgtgtcaaaaaatgttaaaatatgtaaaatattagaatatacttattttttgtcgaattttattaatttttaattttttatttataaaaatattaaaatatttaaaatattgaaatgtacCCCCTAAGGTAAAGGTTTCTTTAGGGTGGGGTGGAATTCATTGATTTTATGAATGTGTACTtattttctggtatattttgctgaatattaatttattatatataaaaattaaaatatttaaaaaatattaaaatatgcccTAAGTTTCGTATTTTgctgaatattaatttattatatataaaattattaaaatatttaaaaaaaatattaaaatatgcccCTAAGTTTCGTATTTTgctgaatattaatttattatatataaaaattattaaaatatttaaaaaaatattaaaatatgcccCTCAGTTTCGTATTTTgctgaatattaatttattatatataaaaattattaaaatatttaaaagaatattaaaatatgccCCTAAGTTTCGTATTTTgctgaatattaatttattatatataaaaattattaaaatatttaaaaaaatattaaaatatacccATAAGTTTCGTATTTTgctgaatattaatttattatatataaaaattattaaaatatttaaaaaaatattaaaatatacccATAAGTTTCGTATTTTgctgaatattaatttattatatataaaaattattaaaatatttaaaatattaaaatatgcccATAAGTTTCGTTAGGATGGGATAGAATTCATTTATTGTAgtgatatttacttatttttttgttatattttattaattattaatttattatataaaaattattaaaatatatataaaaaatattaaaatatacccCCAGGTTTCTTTAGCGTGGGACGGAATTCTTTTATTTGATTagtattaacttatttttttatatattttattaatttttaatatatatataaaaaatatggacaGAATTCATTGACTTAAttaatatttgcttattttctgttaggttttattaattattcacttattatatataaaaaatataataaaacactcAAGGCTTTGTTAGGCGAGGTCTCGgcaaggttaggctaggctagggtAATCCATGATTAgggttatttttaatatttattatatataaaatatatcaaaatatactcTAGGTtctgttaggctaggctacagtATGCCGACCGAAGGGTCTTTATTGAGCCGAAACATTCggttattttattagttttccgcGATTTCATGGGATATTTTACAATAAACTCTACAATACATTAGGCTATGggatattttttacaatatactCTACAATACATTAGGCTAGGGTATCCCGATCAAAGGGTATTTATACAACGGCCAATATCAGACCGTTTAACTTAAATCGCTCCAAAATCACTCAAATAGCTTTAGGCTTCTGTCGTAAATACAATTTACACTACTGTACGTTAAGCCAGATCAGTTACTTTAGGCTCCTCCTAGCTAGGTAACGGCATGGCGTTCGAGATAAGTCCATCGGTAACGATagcctaggtcaggttaggtcataCCCCCTCAGACGTTTAAACTTTCGTTTCCGTCCGAACTGTCGTTCCAGAGCAGGACTCGGCAATGGCAACTGGTTACCAGCTCCCGTCGCTGACGACAGTGGTCTGCGGGATATTCGTGGCGTACGTCCTGCATTCCATCTGGACGCTGGGACAGCTCTTCATCCCTCCGGAATGTCCGGAATATTACCAGTGTCTTCATCCGCTCATCGCTCAAAACCCCAGGCTACAGGTTAGGCCGAGCTGTGGTTTGTTCAGGATTCAGTTTTCAAATGAGTATTTTagggaagtttttatttttttgatttagagctttgaattgctttttttttatcgaataagagatttaaattattttttatgtttcagatgagaaaattagattatttttaatcttttgctagaaattttagttgtttttcagtttttgaatgaatttcaatttattttctagataattttttaaataatttttgtgtatcgcaaaatgttttcattgacttatatttttggactttgaaaataaactttggaaaaaccttataatatatatatatataataaactttggaAAGTCCTCAGAATATATGAGAGACTTTCAAAAGTCCTttgaatatataagaaatatgtaagtaaacttgaaaaggccttagaatatataataaactttttatatagcATCTAAGACCTCTCTTTGGTTCCTTAggaatacattctctctctctctctctctctctctctctctctctctctctctctcttccactctctctctctcgtgactggCGCCACTTCCCATCCCACAGTTCTTCGCGTTCTCGTCGCAGAAGAAGAGCCCCGAGTACGCGAACGATCTCAAACTCGTGCACCACATTCCTAACTTCAAGTACAAGAAGGACTTGGAAGAAGTCCTACCAGTTCCTATCCCCAGGAAAGTCCGGAATAACGGGACGATGTACCTCCACATGTTTTTGACGTCGTTGAAGGCGGACCCAGATGTGAGTTCAGTGCCTTACGGTGATTCCTTCCAGTAGATTAATCTATTTGTTAATCGGAAAACTATGCTGAATCCTTTCCAGATGTGATTGGCTTCTTATGGTAATTCTTTGTAGTTTATAAATACACTTTAATAAGTGCAACCCTTGTCGAATCTTTTATATCCAGATTTCAGGTTTATAAAGTTGTACACAACTGCTTTTCATCGAGTTCAACGCTCGAAGTCGTGCGGCGTAATTCTTTAGCCCGTGACcgaataatttatgtatattcatctaGGGAATTCAAaccctgatttttttatatatatacaaacttggAAACCGAAACCCATTGGCTTCTTGCAGAACTGGCACAGCGTTGTCAATGACGAGATGTCAGTCTACGGCTTCTCCCGCCTGACGAAATATCACATTCCTGAAGCCGCCACGTTTAATCTGCTCGGTAAAGAGAAggtgagttcttgtcttccttcgAGTTCGCGGAACATTGTCGCTGTCTTTCGCCTGACTGGCTAAGTAATCTGTAAAGattcataagtaaaataaaagtaattatgcaGCTAACTTGGTATAAACCATTTCTCGATAAAGCCTTGGTTAAACCTGTACCTATTTTCCGTAACTTAAGACCGTCAGCACTAGACAATCTTCTGTACTTACAGGGCAGCAGGCAGTCAAACCTCCATCGTCCGGTCACTCACTTCCAGTCACAGATTGTGTTCAACATTCTCACAGACCCGGTTAGCCTGCCCAGAACTAGCGTACCGCACGACATAGGCCAGTCTTTGAGGTGAGTCGGGCCTGTTTTTCTGGAAGAGTTGCTTAAGCATCAAGTTTGGAAGCTGTTATTTGTATGTCGAAAGTTCGTACTGTATTTATGTTATTGTACACTGTACGTGTATTATGGttccttttaaaaattcatactGTTTTTATACTGtgttacaggcagtcctcgcttatcGGCGCTGCTAAGCGGTTTATTGGAGCTTACAACGTCGCGAACGCCATTTATTCCATaattatcggtgattttcggtcAGCGGCGCTCGGCCAGGAACGGAACTCCCTCCgttaatcggggactgcctgCTATAATTCTATACTATACGTGTATCATGATTCCTTTTAAGTTACGAGAAAACGTTGATGAATTTCGAATCATTTTCTCAAATCGTTTCAGACTGTCGCCAACTGGCTTCTACCTCCCCATTCTGTACATTGATCAACTGAGCGTCCGCCTTAGAGATTTGGTCGAGGTGGAGTCCTCATCGACAGAGATGAACCTGACTTTGAAGTATTCACCGATTTCGTACGGAAAGCTGAGGTACTAGTCGGCTGACGAAGCTTTGCTTAAAACTGTTCTTCTGAGGACTGTTCTTTGTCTTCAATCAACTTTTGAACCTTTTATCATAGATTGTGGCTGCATTTTATGAAGCTTTGCCTAAAATTTACCTAAGAAACTGTTCTTTGTCTCCACTTTGTGTTATCACAGTTACTTTCAGAgtttaatctttaaaatattgttCCAGATTATGGCTGCAGTTCGAAGCGGCAATGCAGCCGATGTCTCAGCTTGGATTTACCGACAAAGACCTTGACGAGGTCAAGGGCATATTCTCCGACACCAATCTTTATTTCCTGTGTGTGACGTTTTTGATAGCCGCTCTGCACGTAAGTGTTTTAATGAGTTGCCTTGTCCAAGTTAATGAATTATTAAGgatgttacatttaaaatattgtaGTCACTCTCAAAAAGCTGCACAGTTACTTactaatgtaataatgaaaaggTGATGCATTTTGTCACACTACTTGAGATTTGTAAgtcacaaaaacataaaaagtttatttgtatTCGTCATATTTGAACCATTTCCCTTCTTTTCAGATGCTGTTCGACTTCCTAGCATTCAAGAACGACATATCGTTCTGGCAAGGACGCAAATCCATGGCTGGAATCTCGACCTCCTCGGTCGCCTGGCGAGCGATATCGCAGATCATCATCTTTTTGTACCTCCTGGACGAAAACACGAGCCTCCTCGTGCTGATACCTGCTGGCATTGGGGGAATCATCGAGGTATGAGgctttaatcttttgttttagtcatattaatttcatctctccaGAATTCGCAGTTCCTGTTCCCACAAGCATCATTTGCAATTCCTGTTCCCACAAGCGTCATCGGCAATTCCTGTTCCCACAGGCATCATTGGCAATTCCTATTCCCACAGGCATCATCGGCAATTCCTATTCCCACAAGCATCATCGGCAGTTCCGGTTCCCACAGGCATCATTAGCAATTCCTGTTCCCACAAGCGTCATTAGCAATTCCTGTTCCCACAAGCGTCATCGGCAATTCCTATTCCCACAGGCATCAGTAGCAGTTCTGGTTCCTACAAGCATCATCGGCAATTCCTGTCCCCACAAGCGTCATTAGCAATTCCTATCCCCACAACATCATTAGCATACATACCTTCACCTACGGCTAATGCAGGTACCGAATTTCCCCCATTACTTTTGGCAGTCTTCCTGAAGCCCGGACCTTCTCCCTGGTCTAAAGTCCAGGTCCACCGATTTGTGATCATTCTGAAAGCTTTACCGGCTTCCTTGCCGTCTTCAAGCCCTTCTGTGCAATTTGGTTGTCCTTACGTCTTATGGGCACTTgccatttcattttgtttgcgCACTTTTTTTGTGTGGGGTTTTATATGGTTTTTCTTGCGgccattattttctttcctgactttattatttatttctgtgaggAAATTGCTTGTTGGCATAACCTGTGATACTCTACGAGTCTTAAAATCTGGTGTAACTCATTGAAAATCTTGACTCAAAATACTATACCCATTTGGCACAAGAATATTCAAGTCTTGTAGCTGTTAGCATCATTGATTGTAAGTACATTggaggttatttttcttttttcaacattGCAGTCACATTACAGTCAGCGGAGAGACCGTATTCAATGATAACACTGAGTAGTCGACTGTTTCGTGAAGCATTGGTTCGTAAAACATTGGTGTGGTAGCATAGGCTTACACGATTCACAGATTTcacaagtcatcttaaacatttcctGAGGAAAAGTTGATCTATAGGTACAGGATTGCACTAAGAACTGCTGGCCCTTACTGTATACTGAATCCTTTTTAGAGCAAATCGTGACATGAAGTATTAAATGACACCaaatgtttttgtataaaatatatatatatatagtatgtatactgtatatatatttgtaggtttGTGTCAAATGATTGTGTAtgaaatatatagtatgtatatagtatatatttgtaggtttatgtcaaatgtttgtgtgtaaaatatatacatactatattttatacacaaacatttagatattttttttcatccctatcttatattttgtcaattttacaTGCAAAATCAGCCACATAACTTCCGCGTTCATAAGACTATTGTAACGCGCACAAACATTTCAGCTGTGGAAAGTCACAAAGGCGTTCCACATAACCTTCGAGGGCTGGCGGCCAAAGTTCCTCAACTCGAGGACGTCGGCGGAAAACGTCACGGAGCAGCTGGACTATGAGGGCATCAAGTACCTCAGCTACATCCTGTACCCGCTGGTCATTGGCGGGGCACTGTACTCTCTCTTCTATTCGCCGCACAAGAGGTGGGGTTGCTTGTCCCGCACGGGAGCTAAGAAATTGTTTCACGTTGAAGTTTTTGAATTAGTTACTGCGTTGTGTGTCACCTTtttcaggctgatattttttGACAGAAGGTTTTTCTGTTCTGGTTTTATCTTAAAAAACGTTTTAATCATTTCTGTCGACCCTTTTGCTGTAAATATTACTGTACGGAGGAGTTTTCAGGCTGATATTTCTGTCAGTCactaaaaattaagtatttttccAGTTCTATCTtaattgtaaagaataaaaacaagatgaTTTTCACTAAAAACTTAAGttctgaatttaataataataataataatcataattctccaaacttcttaaatttactgaaatacttCAGGTTATTACCTAATGATAGTAACCTTTGCCATAATTAGGTACCTTAAAATTCCTCCAAACATTTTCCAGG
The DNA window shown above is from Macrobrachium rosenbergii isolate ZJJX-2024 chromosome 35, ASM4041242v1, whole genome shotgun sequence and carries:
- the LOC136856314 gene encoding lipid scramblase CLPTM1L, which produces MATGYQLPSLTTVVCGIFVAYVLHSIWTLGQLFIPPECPEYYQCLHPLIAQNPRLQFFAFSSQKKSPEYANDLKLVHHIPNFKYKKDLEEVLPVPIPRKVRNNGTMYLHMFLTSLKADPDNWHSVVNDEMSVYGFSRLTKYHIPEAATFNLLGKEKGSRQSNLHRPVTHFQSQIVFNILTDPVSLPRTSVPHDIGQSLRLSPTGFYLPILYIDQLSVRLRDLVEVESSSTEMNLTLKYSPISYGKLRLWLQFEAAMQPMSQLGFTDKDLDEVKGIFSDTNLYFLCVTFLIAALHMLFDFLAFKNDISFWQGRKSMAGISTSSVAWRAISQIIIFLYLLDENTSLLVLIPAGIGGIIELWKVTKAFHITFEGWRPKFLNSRTSAENVTEQLDYEGIKYLSYILYPLVIGGALYSLFYSPHKSWYSWVIHSLVNGVYAFGFLFMLPQLFINYKLKSVAHLPWRAFMYKAFNTFIDDLFAFIITMPTAHRVACFRDDVVFVIYLVQRWLYPVDKSRVNEFGESWEEDDKKCVEHKKKD